The following coding sequences are from one uncultured Desulfobacter sp. window:
- a CDS encoding ATP-binding protein produces MRCADPSCAIENNASFAQLLAQEWERVEMISRCLVEIRKGKLPDGKMKTRLNGYQQKVGELRNLSTWRQFARKHGLSDIDMDICMFAAAPQFHPQVGWLMHTLQTGINAPAPCGALIAELLFLNAREIPLLRKHLEPNSALFTHGILRREKDDFYAPITPTSGFVSFLQSQGHTKMVPQIPGATHIEHPGTIDDLVISKSCRRVLDEFIQFVRHGQRVQEQWGASMLGGPVALFSGPSGTGKTFAATAIANALDYPCFRVDLGLLVSKYIGETEKNLSALFEAAGGHRAVLLFDEADSLFGKRGEVRDARDRYANMEVSHLLSRMETHQGPCILTTNLRRHLDPAFARRFQMSAEFVRPDANARLALWKKLIPPNAPMAEEVDLPRISESLSLTGAQIRNIILHAACCAAGGNTRISNRHLARAAYVELCKEGKEVVLSSLGELKDFIQ; encoded by the coding sequence ATGAGATGTGCTGACCCATCCTGCGCCATTGAAAACAATGCATCCTTTGCACAGTTGCTTGCCCAGGAGTGGGAACGGGTGGAGATGATCAGCCGATGTCTGGTTGAGATACGCAAGGGCAAGCTGCCCGACGGCAAGATGAAAACCCGGCTGAACGGGTATCAGCAAAAGGTCGGCGAACTTCGCAATCTTTCAACATGGCGACAATTTGCCCGAAAGCACGGCCTGTCAGACATTGACATGGACATCTGCATGTTTGCGGCAGCCCCCCAGTTTCACCCCCAGGTGGGCTGGCTGATGCACACCCTCCAAACCGGCATCAATGCCCCGGCCCCCTGTGGCGCTTTAATCGCCGAACTGCTCTTTTTAAACGCCCGGGAAATCCCGCTACTGCGAAAACATCTGGAGCCCAATTCAGCGCTTTTCACCCACGGAATTCTACGCCGGGAAAAAGACGATTTTTATGCGCCCATAACGCCCACCAGCGGGTTTGTCTCTTTTTTGCAAAGCCAGGGTCACACAAAGATGGTTCCCCAAATCCCGGGGGCAACCCATATTGAGCACCCCGGAACGATAGACGACCTGGTGATCAGCAAAAGCTGCCGCAGGGTCCTGGATGAGTTTATCCAATTTGTCCGCCATGGCCAAAGGGTGCAGGAACAGTGGGGGGCATCCATGCTTGGGGGCCCGGTGGCCCTGTTCAGCGGACCTTCGGGAACCGGGAAAACCTTTGCCGCAACCGCCATCGCCAACGCACTTGATTATCCGTGTTTCCGGGTTGATCTGGGGCTATTGGTCAGTAAATACATCGGTGAAACCGAAAAAAATCTCAGTGCCCTTTTCGAGGCGGCTGGCGGCCACCGGGCCGTACTGCTGTTTGACGAAGCCGACAGCCTGTTCGGCAAGCGCGGTGAGGTCCGGGATGCCCGGGACCGGTATGCCAATATGGAGGTCAGCCACCTGCTGAGCCGGATGGAAACCCACCAGGGACCGTGCATCCTGACCACCAACCTGCGGCGGCATCTGGATCCTGCCTTTGCCCGGCGTTTTCAGATGAGTGCGGAATTTGTGCGCCCGGATGCCAATGCCCGTCTTGCGCTATGGAAAAAGCTGATCCCGCCCAACGCCCCCATGGCGGAAGAGGTCGATCTGCCCCGGATCAGTGAGTCCCTGTCGTTAACAGGTGCCCAGATTCGCAACATCATCCTGCATGCCGCCTGTTGTGCGGCAGGCGGCAATACCCGGATCAGCAACCGCCATCTGGCCCGGGCAGCGTACGTGGAACTGTGCAAGGAGGGAAAAGAGGTGGTTTTATCCAGCCTGGGCGAACTCAAGGATTTTATCCAATGA
- a CDS encoding Pvc16 family protein: MALNPSGLSEAVLALRRLLGQHINGLDESRINIGAPKQTQDELTGSDQQLSIFAYNAQISPNTADVHPLDTPTVRLHCLITPFGVADAEANISAGENELRLMGEVLRVMHENPSITLRRQGDQVYANLQLMLKNVDEDHMNKIWSAQPDTTYRLSVGCELALVPVTIDPAGPPQGPETRVVQVRHYSKPPHDTDPRGIIDNQTPETTKIVKPE, from the coding sequence ATGGCATTAAACCCTTCGGGATTGTCCGAGGCGGTCCTGGCGTTACGCAGGCTTCTGGGACAGCACATCAACGGGCTTGATGAAAGCCGCATCAACATCGGTGCGCCCAAACAAACCCAGGATGAGCTGACCGGGTCGGATCAGCAGTTAAGCATTTTTGCGTACAATGCGCAGATTTCACCGAATACGGCAGATGTTCATCCCCTGGATACACCCACCGTCCGGCTTCATTGCCTGATCACACCCTTTGGGGTCGCCGATGCCGAAGCCAATATTTCGGCAGGCGAAAATGAGTTGCGATTAATGGGAGAAGTGCTGCGGGTGATGCATGAAAATCCGTCAATCACCCTGCGCCGCCAGGGCGACCAGGTGTATGCGAATCTTCAGCTCATGCTCAAAAACGTGGACGAGGATCACATGAACAAAATCTGGTCCGCCCAGCCCGATACCACCTACCGTCTTTCGGTGGGGTGTGAGCTTGCCCTGGTACCGGTCACCATTGATCCGGCCGGACCGCCCCAGGGTCCGGAAACCCGTGTGGTTCAGGTCCGCCATTATTCAAAGCCGCCGCATGACACCGATCCCCGGGGAATTATTGACAATCAGACACCTGAAACGACTAAAATTGTAAAACCGGAATAA
- a CDS encoding phage tail protein gives MAAPLFTVNAHRHDPYRTFKFQVVIDGKPVAGLRKMSALKKTTEAVSWRSAGDQSHERKLPGGTKYDGITLEQGLTHDPVFENWANAVNNFKGDAAMSLKNFRKDIVINVLNLQGQIAISYVIYRAWVSEYQALPDFDAGNTNTVGIQTIKLEHEGWERDTSVTEPTES, from the coding sequence ATGGCAGCTCCGTTATTTACCGTGAATGCACATCGGCATGATCCATACCGAACATTTAAATTCCAGGTGGTTATCGACGGCAAACCCGTTGCCGGCTTGCGAAAGATGAGCGCCCTGAAAAAAACGACCGAAGCCGTCTCCTGGCGCAGTGCCGGAGACCAGAGCCATGAGCGCAAATTGCCCGGGGGCACCAAATATGACGGCATTACCCTGGAACAGGGACTCACCCATGACCCCGTGTTTGAAAACTGGGCCAACGCCGTGAATAATTTTAAGGGCGATGCCGCCATGTCCCTGAAAAATTTCAGGAAGGACATTGTGATCAACGTGCTGAACCTGCAAGGCCAGATTGCAATCTCCTATGTCATCTATCGTGCCTGGGTCTCCGAATACCAGGCCCTTCCTGATTTTGATGCAGGCAATACCAATACCGTGGGTATACAGACCATCAAACTGGAACACGAAGGCTGGGAACGCGACACCTCGGTGACGGAACCCACAGAGAGCTAA
- a CDS encoding phage tail sheath C-terminal domain-containing protein: MPSYQCPGVYVEEVSSGSKPISSVSTAIAGIVGNTYGGTAEKPIFISSFKDYENAFGPVTESDDVVGNYVQAFYNNGGGSAYVVSANVVKKASAVLNNGEKDLLKIDAADFGRETAAVTVIFYTDTPEGGGPDQVMVKVGTNEAAPVEDTAGILGFTASLNQILAAENLTATLLTNDLGEVISSLPDDAADTTARLTVSGGADALSDAIPAGDSESPKTKKFTDCLDLLENIDIVTMLMLPEVALSSTLTSNPVYAAAIAQCEKLMDRMIFIDPPSGTELGADSAIPINSSYAVLYYPWVKISTAVSVAPSAFAAGMWSKTDQRRGVWKAPAGLETGLTGVNSFEFDVNNAQQANLNPKGINVLRKAGGTPVVWGARTLASASNPEWRYIPVRRTFIMVEESLQEGIQWAVFEPNSQNLWQALKLNISSYLNGLWRAGAFQGSTADQAYFVQCGLDVTMTQAEIDEGKVIIEVGFAPLKPAEFVIIKIQQKVSQL; encoded by the coding sequence ATGCCGAGTTATCAATGCCCGGGAGTATATGTCGAGGAGGTTTCCTCTGGTTCCAAGCCAATCAGCAGTGTCTCTACCGCAATAGCCGGAATTGTCGGAAATACGTATGGCGGAACAGCAGAAAAGCCCATCTTTATTTCCAGCTTCAAGGATTATGAAAACGCTTTCGGGCCGGTGACCGAAAGTGACGATGTGGTCGGAAACTACGTCCAGGCCTTTTATAACAATGGCGGGGGCAGCGCTTATGTTGTCAGTGCCAATGTGGTGAAAAAGGCTTCGGCGGTATTAAATAACGGCGAAAAAGATCTTTTAAAGATCGACGCGGCAGACTTTGGCAGGGAAACCGCTGCTGTGACGGTGATTTTTTATACAGACACCCCCGAAGGCGGCGGCCCTGACCAGGTTATGGTTAAGGTGGGCACTAACGAAGCCGCCCCGGTAGAAGATACAGCCGGTATTTTGGGGTTTACGGCATCACTGAATCAAATTCTGGCAGCAGAAAACCTTACCGCCACCCTGTTAACCAATGACCTGGGTGAGGTGATTTCATCCCTGCCGGATGATGCGGCAGATACCACGGCACGCCTGACGGTTTCCGGCGGGGCGGATGCCCTGAGCGATGCGATACCTGCCGGAGATTCCGAATCGCCGAAAACCAAGAAATTCACCGATTGCCTCGATTTGCTGGAAAATATTGACATTGTAACCATGTTGATGCTCCCGGAAGTGGCATTGAGCAGCACACTGACCAGCAATCCAGTCTATGCCGCAGCCATTGCCCAGTGTGAAAAATTAATGGATCGAATGATTTTCATTGATCCACCTTCGGGCACTGAGCTGGGTGCCGATTCCGCCATCCCCATCAATAGCTCCTATGCAGTCCTCTACTACCCATGGGTGAAGATCAGTACAGCAGTAAGCGTGGCACCCTCTGCGTTTGCCGCCGGCATGTGGAGCAAGACCGATCAGCGGCGGGGCGTCTGGAAAGCCCCGGCCGGACTGGAAACCGGTTTAACAGGCGTCAACAGTTTTGAATTCGATGTGAACAATGCCCAGCAGGCGAATCTGAACCCCAAAGGCATCAATGTGCTGCGCAAGGCAGGCGGGACACCGGTGGTATGGGGGGCACGCACCCTGGCATCGGCAAGTAATCCGGAATGGCGTTATATTCCTGTGCGCCGGACCTTTATAATGGTGGAAGAGAGCCTCCAGGAAGGGATTCAATGGGCGGTTTTCGAACCCAACAGCCAGAACCTGTGGCAGGCACTGAAACTCAATATCTCCTCTTACCTCAACGGGTTATGGCGCGCCGGTGCATTCCAGGGCAGCACGGCGGATCAGGCCTACTTTGTCCAGTGTGGACTGGATGTCACCATGACCCAGGCTGAGATTGATGAAGGCAAAGTGATCATTGAAGTGGGATTTGCCCCGCTTAAGCCGGCAGAATTCGTGATCATTAAAATCCAGCAAAAAGTAAGTCAGCTTTAA
- a CDS encoding YkgJ family cysteine cluster protein, producing MKEKRGQLKEIYTAFDADTREQVRGCACTRGCSFCCSQAGSIDITTLEGMAIREAMEKMPKSRQKTLTKAFRKEIKLREAGKAVPCPFLMKNNACMIYEDRPFSCRRIYSAHVCSQDALPAVSRQVMERADKTIAALQKLDNTGYSGHLSYILYMLSVPAFLKTYTAGEFKPEEIMEFGKAHRIVINRMMG from the coding sequence ATGAAAGAAAAAAGAGGTCAGCTAAAAGAGATATACACAGCCTTTGATGCCGATACACGCGAACAGGTCAGAGGCTGTGCCTGCACCCGGGGCTGCAGTTTCTGCTGCAGTCAAGCCGGCAGCATCGACATTACCACCCTGGAGGGAATGGCAATCCGGGAGGCCATGGAAAAAATGCCCAAAAGCAGGCAGAAAACCCTGACCAAGGCATTTAGAAAAGAAATAAAGCTGCGGGAAGCAGGCAAAGCGGTTCCCTGTCCGTTTCTCATGAAAAATAATGCCTGCATGATCTACGAGGACCGGCCCTTTTCCTGCCGGAGAATTTACTCGGCCCATGTCTGTAGCCAGGATGCACTGCCGGCGGTGAGCCGCCAGGTGATGGAACGGGCGGATAAAACCATCGCAGCCCTTCAAAAGCTTGACAACACCGGCTATTCCGGCCACCTTTCCTACATTTTATATATGCTGTCGGTTCCTGCTTTTTTAAAAACCTACACCGCCGGAGAGTTCAAACCCGAGGAGATCATGGAATTTGGAAAGGCCCACAGAATTGTCATCAACCGGATGATGGGTTAA
- a CDS encoding right-handed parallel beta-helix repeat-containing protein — protein MKAKRVATFLSGLLLLCWAMTAQAVTYTVDDDSGADFSSIQTAIDKAFVNGGGTVLVAAGTYYENLTLKSNVHVRGAGLSTTTVNGNRSGHVVTATGVENVVFDGFAVVDSRLSSQGAGIYISGGNLVVSNNLVTNNLCGISIGGGSSAIIRNNIITLNGINGGFLDYGIIVNNATPLISNNIISKTRGAAIYVAWNGSSDTRIINNTIVDNDHDGIWCYKSGPTIKNNIVAGNAYGIAASHHEASETQPRISYNDVWENSENYNSQSGGVAEPGTGDISLDPMLIEPASNFARAYYLNEESPCIDAGDPNPIYNDIDGSRADIGAYGGLDGLPTPGFTGVRSGFVFTTVGKVPVSEITQTNSDQRGLANVSSQAASDLHIYPHADAPFGGKLWISGLFGPLDDNVRYYQIKVWKIPSTFPAIMLYQPLEDPLTKVMYTINTDGSVTPSRETIGPVTNYKGIKGLYKRTDRLSGSGYWAHQDLKIVWNTNWFANGLYKVAFTAYDSTLNVVPLDHNDLSDFYIMIDNSAVEATINSVKYDDGTIVKECGIITLGSDIENLQFDVTAWHPNGYLKNYVLSVLYGKNKNAGYVDLDQYAGSNDATPPVWHGIKETLDSWPAMKRGVLDPWRDPGCGYQFHLKAWARTTDGFTHIRSASFNDHYYIQLNPENSCRADLDGDGKVDGEDLSIMADEFGATDCR, from the coding sequence ATGAAGGCAAAACGGGTTGCAACATTTTTATCAGGCTTACTGCTCCTGTGCTGGGCGATGACGGCCCAGGCAGTCACCTATACGGTGGACGATGATTCCGGAGCGGATTTTTCAAGTATCCAAACAGCCATCGACAAGGCTTTCGTCAATGGCGGCGGTACGGTTCTGGTGGCGGCGGGAACCTATTATGAAAATTTAACATTGAAAAGCAATGTGCATGTGCGGGGTGCGGGTCTTTCCACAACCACCGTCAATGGAAACCGAAGTGGTCATGTGGTGACGGCAACGGGTGTGGAAAATGTCGTATTTGATGGATTTGCCGTTGTGGACAGCCGTTTGTCCAGCCAAGGTGCCGGCATCTATATCTCAGGCGGTAACCTCGTGGTCAGTAACAACCTGGTCACCAACAACTTGTGTGGCATTTCCATTGGCGGCGGATCATCTGCAATTATCAGAAACAACATCATCACACTTAACGGCATAAACGGCGGCTTTTTGGATTATGGAATCATTGTCAACAATGCCACGCCGCTGATTTCCAACAATATTATTTCCAAAACCAGGGGGGCCGCAATCTACGTGGCATGGAACGGGTCTTCGGATACCCGGATCATCAACAACACGATTGTAGATAATGATCATGACGGTATCTGGTGCTACAAATCCGGTCCCACCATAAAAAACAATATTGTTGCGGGCAATGCATATGGTATTGCAGCGTCTCACCATGAAGCGTCAGAGACTCAGCCCAGAATATCCTACAACGATGTCTGGGAAAATTCAGAAAATTACAATTCCCAGTCCGGCGGGGTGGCTGAACCCGGCACCGGCGATATCAGCCTCGATCCTATGCTGATTGAGCCTGCATCCAATTTTGCCCGGGCGTATTACCTAAATGAAGAATCTCCATGTATTGATGCGGGCGACCCCAATCCCATATATAACGACATAGACGGCAGCCGGGCCGACATAGGGGCGTACGGCGGTTTGGACGGCCTGCCCACCCCGGGATTTACCGGTGTCCGGAGCGGCTTTGTCTTTACGACCGTGGGCAAGGTTCCGGTTTCGGAAATTACCCAGACAAATTCAGATCAAAGGGGCCTTGCCAATGTGTCGTCCCAAGCGGCTTCGGATTTACACATTTATCCCCATGCCGATGCGCCCTTTGGAGGAAAACTTTGGATCAGCGGTTTGTTCGGCCCCCTGGATGACAATGTCCGGTATTACCAGATAAAAGTGTGGAAAATCCCATCTACATTTCCGGCCATCATGCTGTATCAACCCCTTGAAGATCCGTTAACCAAGGTCATGTATACCATCAATACCGATGGGTCGGTTACTCCCTCCCGGGAGACCATCGGTCCGGTGACCAACTACAAGGGCATCAAAGGGTTGTATAAACGGACAGATAGATTGTCCGGCAGCGGATACTGGGCCCATCAGGATCTCAAGATCGTATGGAATACGAACTGGTTCGCCAATGGATTGTATAAGGTGGCCTTTACAGCCTATGACAGTACATTGAATGTTGTCCCGCTCGATCATAATGATCTGTCCGATTTTTATATCATGATTGACAATTCTGCTGTGGAGGCAACCATTAACAGTGTTAAATATGATGACGGCACAATCGTCAAAGAGTGCGGCATCATAACCCTTGGCAGCGATATTGAAAACCTGCAGTTTGACGTAACCGCATGGCACCCGAACGGATATCTTAAGAACTATGTTTTGTCCGTACTGTATGGAAAAAATAAAAATGCCGGGTATGTTGACCTGGATCAGTATGCGGGCTCCAATGACGCGACTCCCCCGGTCTGGCACGGAATTAAAGAGACCCTGGATTCCTGGCCGGCCATGAAAAGGGGCGTTCTGGACCCGTGGCGGGATCCGGGATGCGGCTACCAGTTCCATCTGAAAGCCTGGGCCCGCACCACGGACGGATTTACCCATATTCGATCTGCATCCTTCAACGATCACTACTACATCCAGCTTAATCCGGAAAACAGCTGCCGGGCTGACCTGGACGGAGACGGTAAGGTGGACGGCGAGGATTTGTCGATTATGGCCGATGAATTTGGAGCAACCGACTGCCGATAG
- a CDS encoding N-acetyltransferase, with product MKIREATKKDWEAIWPIFNEIVKAGETYAYQPDTTKEQGEKIWLDAPRKTFIFEEGNKKLGTYYIKTNQAGPGSHVCNCGYMVSSAARGKGIATFMCEHSQQIAKELGYKAMQFNFVASSNEGAVRLWNKLGFETVGRLPKAFNHPSKGYVDALVMYKWLQV from the coding sequence ATGAAAATAAGAGAAGCGACAAAAAAAGATTGGGAGGCGATCTGGCCTATTTTCAATGAAATAGTTAAAGCCGGTGAAACATATGCTTATCAACCCGATACAACAAAAGAGCAGGGAGAAAAAATATGGCTGGACGCTCCCCGCAAGACCTTCATATTCGAAGAAGGCAACAAAAAATTAGGCACATATTATATAAAAACCAATCAAGCCGGGCCGGGCAGTCATGTATGTAATTGTGGGTATATGGTTTCGTCGGCAGCAAGGGGTAAAGGTATAGCCACGTTCATGTGTGAACACTCACAGCAAATTGCAAAAGAACTGGGTTATAAAGCCATGCAGTTTAATTTTGTGGCGTCCAGCAATGAAGGTGCCGTTCGCCTTTGGAATAAGCTTGGATTTGAAACGGTAGGTCGCCTGCCCAAAGCGTTTAATCATCCCTCTAAAGGGTATGTAGATGCGCTGGTTATGTATAAATGGCTGCAAGTATAA
- a CDS encoding NUDIX domain-containing protein, giving the protein MTKEIFDIVDEDDRIIGQASRDQVHGNPGLIHRVVHILVFNSQNELYLQKRDINKDVQPGKWDTSVGGHVDKGESYQGAAVRELEEELGITGAHLKYLYKYRLLNDYESEYISSYHCLWDGEIKINPDEIETGRFWGLDEIAEKMDSGIFTPNFIDEIGRYQKI; this is encoded by the coding sequence ATGACCAAAGAAATTTTTGATATCGTTGATGAAGATGACCGGATTATCGGCCAGGCAAGCCGTGATCAGGTCCATGGCAATCCAGGTTTGATTCACAGGGTGGTCCATATTCTGGTGTTTAACAGCCAAAATGAATTGTATCTGCAAAAAAGAGATATAAATAAAGATGTCCAGCCCGGAAAGTGGGACACCTCGGTGGGTGGCCATGTGGACAAGGGTGAATCATACCAGGGTGCGGCAGTCCGGGAACTGGAAGAGGAGCTTGGCATCACAGGGGCACACCTGAAATACCTTTATAAATACCGGTTACTCAATGACTATGAATCGGAATATATATCCAGTTACCATTGTTTGTGGGACGGGGAGATTAAAATAAATCCCGATGAAATTGAAACGGGGCGCTTCTGGGGGCTTGATGAAATTGCTGAAAAAATGGATTCAGGTATTTTTACGCCTAACTTTATAGATGAGATCGGTCGGTATCAGAAAATTTAA
- the sixA gene encoding phosphohistidine phosphatase SixA — protein MSVFLVQHGLSLPKTEDPEKGLSEKGRGETLKIAEVAAGYSVNISKIFHSGKKRAEQTARIMAEHLCPGPGIEQMGDISPMDDVTILGNRLDPDANHMVVGHLPYMEKLVSYLTTGREAPKVLKFQNSGIVCLDRDESGWFIRWTLNPNIS, from the coding sequence ATGTCGGTATTTCTTGTACAGCACGGGCTAAGCCTGCCAAAAACAGAAGACCCTGAAAAGGGCTTGTCTGAAAAGGGGCGTGGGGAGACCTTAAAAATAGCTGAAGTGGCTGCCGGTTACAGCGTTAACATCTCCAAAATTTTTCACTCCGGGAAAAAACGCGCGGAACAGACCGCCCGGATCATGGCGGAACACCTATGTCCCGGTCCCGGCATTGAGCAGATGGGAGATATCTCCCCCATGGATGATGTAACAATTCTTGGCAACCGGCTTGATCCGGATGCCAACCATATGGTAGTCGGCCACTTGCCTTATATGGAAAAACTGGTCTCTTACCTGACCACCGGCCGGGAGGCACCCAAGGTGCTCAAATTTCAAAATTCAGGGATTGTCTGCCTTGACCGGGATGAATCGGGCTGGTTTATCCGGTGGACCTTAAACCCCAATATTTCATAA